Sequence from the Actinocatenispora sera genome:
GCGGGACGGGCCGGTCGGCGACGCGTTCCTGGCCCAGCCGTCCGGGCTGGCCGCCGACGGCGACCGGCTCTGGGTGGCCGACTCCGAATCGTCCGCCCTGCGCTACGTGCAGGGCGGCGAGCTGCACACGGTCATCGGTACCGGGCTGTTCGACTTCGGCCACGCCGACGTGCCGGGTGGCGAGCCCGCCGGCGATGGGGTCCCGCGGCCGGCGCTGGACGCGCTGCTGCAGCACCCCCTCGGGGTCGCGGTGGCGGCGAACGGCGCGGTGCTCGTCGCCGACACGTACAACGGGGCGATCCGGCGGTACGAGCCGGCGACCGGCGCGGTGACCACGCTCGCCCGCGGGCTGTCCGAGCCGTCCGACGTGCTGCCCGACCTCGATGGGCCGGGCTTCCTCGTCGTGGAGTCCGGGGCGCACCGGCTGACCCGGCCGGACCTGGCCGCCGCCGCGGCGCCGGCGGCCAGGTACCGCACCGAGCGGCCGGTCACGCCGGTCGGCGAGGGCGCGGTCACGCTGGACGTGGTGTTCGAGACCCCTCCTGGCGCGAAGCTGGACGAGAGCTACGGGCCGGCGACCCGGCTGGAGGTCACCGCGACCCCGCCGTCGCTGCTGGTCGAGGGCGCCGGGGTGGGCACCGACCTGTCCCGGCGGCTGGTGTTCGCGCCGGGCGCGAGCGGCGTGCTGTCGGTGATGGCGCAGGCGGCCACCTGCGACGCCGAGGCCGAGAACCCGGCCTGCCACCTCACCCGGCAGGACTGGGGTGTTCCGGTCACGGTCACCCCCGGCGCCGACGACACCCTCGCCCTCGTCCTCCGCGGCTGACCAGCCCCGACCCGTCCCACCCCGTCGATCACGGTACGGGCCGGCGGTACGAGTCGTGATCGACGCGCGGTGCGGCGTGGTCAGTCGTGGTGCACGCGGTAGCGGAGGTAGGCGAAGCCGTTGTCGCGGGACAGCTCGGTGAGGGTGAGCGAGCGGGAGGTCAGCCGGCGCGGCAACACCGGGGCGCCGGCGCCGAGCAGTACCGGGGCGACGCCGAGGATGATCTCGTCCAGCAGGCCCAGGTCGGCGAACTCGCCGACCAGACCCCCGCCGCCGACCAGCCAGATGTTGCGGCCGGCGGCGGCCTCGACCATCGCCGCGTGCGTACCGACGACGTCGTCGGCCACGAACCGCAGCGGGATGCCCGGCACCGGGGTCAGCTCGCGGTGGGTGAAGACCCACACCGGCGTGTCCCCGTAGTACCGCTGCCACTTCTCCGGGTGCGCGGCCATCTGCTCGTGTTCGAGCATCCACTCGTACGTGGTGGCGCCGAGCGCCATCGCGCCGACGCCCGCGAAGAACTCGGCGAACCGGTCGCCGGCCGGCTCCTCCGCCGCGCCGTCGGAACGGGCCTCCTCGCTGGAACCGTCCGCCTCGAACAACCAGTCCAGGCTGTTGTGCTCGTCCGCGATGTAGCCGTCGATGCTGGTCGCGGTGAAGTACTGGGTCAGTGTCATACGGTCAGCGTGCCGCGCCGCCCTGACAACCCATGTCAGTTCGCCGGAACGGGTCGCCAGGAGCGGCCCACGACCGAGCCCGCCGGACCGTCCCGGCGAGCTACGTGCCGCCCGAGACCGCCGGTGCGGGTCAGGGGCGGAGCAGGTCGCCGGGCGCGAACGGGGCGAGCGCCAGGCCGGCCTCGGTCAGCGCCGTGCGCAGCCGGGAGGCCAGCGCCACCGCGCCCGGCGTGTCACCGTGCACGCACAGCGAGTCGATCGCGATCGGCAGCGAGGCGCCGTTGACCGCCACCACCTCGCCGCCCACCGCCATCCGCAGCGCCCGGGCGACCACCTCGTCCGGGTCGGTGACGAGCGCGCCCGGGTCCCGCCGGGACACCAGCGTGCCGTCCGGGGCGTACCCGCGGTCCGCGAACCCCTCCGCCACGGTGCGCAGCCCGACCTCGGCCGCGCAGCGCAGCAGCGCCGAGCCGGGCAGCCCCAGTACCGGCAGGGTCGGGTCGTACTCGGCCACCGCCCGGGCCACGGCCGCCGCCTGCGCCTCGTCGCGTACCGCGGTGTTGTAGAGCGCGCCGTGCGGCTTGACGTAGGTGACGCGGGTACCGGCGACCCGGCAGAAGCCGTCCAGCGCGGCGAGCTGGTAGAGCACGTCGTCGGTCAGCTCGCCCGGGTCGTAGTCGATCCGCCGCCGGCCGAAGCCGGCGAGATCCCGGTAGCCGACCTGGGCGCCGACGGCGACACCCTGCGCGGCCGCGCCGGCACACACCCGGCGCATCGTCGTCGGGTCCCCGGCGTGGAACCCGCAGGCCACGTTCGCGCTGGTCACGATCGCGAGCAGGGCGTCGTCGTCGCCGAGCGTCCAGCGTCCGAACCCCTCGCCGAGGTCACTGTTCAGGTCCATCCGGGCACTCCTTCGGACTCGAACCGGACCGGCGTACCGGGCCGGGCCTGCGCGGCGCGCGGCACGTCGTCGGGGTCCACGACCGCGATCACCGGGTAGCCGCCGGTGGTGGGATGGTCGGCCAGGAACACCAGCGGTTCGCCGCCCGCCGGTACCTGGACCGCACCGAGGACGACGCCCTCGCTGGGCAGTTCCGCGTCGACCGCCCGCGCCAGCGCCGGCCCGGCCAACCGCATGCCGACCCGGTTGCTCGTCGGCGAGACCCGGTAGTCCGCGGAGAGCAACGTCCGCACCGCCGCCGGGGTGAACCAGTCCACCCGCGGCCCCGGATGCACCCGCAACACCACCGCTGCCGCGCCACCCGCGCCGGCCCGGCCCGCGTCGCCGTGGCCTGCGTCCCCGTCCGGGCCGGCACCAGTTCGGCCGGTGCCGGTCCGGGCCGCGTCGATGCCGCCGGCGCCGGTGTGGCCGGTGCCGGTCCGGGCCGCGTCGATGCTGCCGGTGCCGGTGTGGCCGGTGCCGGTCCGGGCCGCGTCGGTGCCGCCGGCGCCGGTCGGTGCGGCGGCGATCGCCTCGTCGTCGGCGGCGCGGACCGCGCGTGGCGGGCCGATCGGAATCGCGTCGCCCTTCCGCAGCGGGGCCGGGCCGAGGCCGGACAGGGTGTCGGTGGCGCGGCTGCCGAGCACCGGCGGGACCGCGACGCCGCCGCCGACGGCGAGGTAACTGCGCAGCCCGGTACGGGCGGTGCCGACGGCGAGCTCCGCACCGGCCGGCACCCGTACCGCCGCGCCGTGCGGCACCTCGGCCCCGGCGACCCGCACCGGGGCCGGCGCACCGGTGACCGCGACGAGCAGTGGCTCCTCGGCCCGCAGTACCGCGCCGGTGACGGTGAACTCCAACCCGGCCGCGCCCGGCTCGTTGCCCACCAGCCGGTTCGCCAGCTCCAGCGCCGGCAGGTCGGCGGCGCCCGAGCGGGGCACGCCGAGGTACGCGAGGCCCGGCCGGCCCCGGTCCTGCACCGTGGTCAGCAGCCCCGGCTTGAGCACCGTCAACGCCCTCATCCGCGGACCGCCCGGAACGTCACCCGGGTACCGGGGGTCAGCAGCGCCGGCGGCGACGCGTCCGGGTCGAACAGCACCCGGTCGGTACGGCCGATCAGCCGCCACCCGCCCGGCGACGGCGACGGGTAGACGCCGGAGTACTCGCCGGCCAGGCCGACCGAGCCGGCCGGCACCCGGGGCCGCGGGCTGTCCCGGCGCGGCACCGCCAGCTCGGCCGGCAGCCCGGTCAGGTAGCCGAAGCCCGGCGAGAAGCCGCAGAACGCCACCCGGAACTCGGTGCCGGTGTGCCGGGCGACCACCCCGTCGACGCTGGTACCCCACAACTCGGCGACCTCGGCGAGGTCGGGCCCGTCGTACACGCAGTCGAGCTCGACGTGCGCCGCCCCGACCGGCGGGATCCGGGGCCTGGCAGGGCGTTCGGCCGCCTCGTCGGAACGGTTCTCGACCGTCCCGCCGCCGCTGCCGGCCTGCTCGCCGGAGGGAAACGCGGCGGCCCCGCCGGCAGGGCTGCCGGTCGGCGCGGCGGGGAAACCGTCCGCCAGGCTCGCGGCCAGCGCGGCGGGGTCGGGGACACCGTCCACCAGCACCGTACGGGCGGCCGGGACCAGGTCGGTCGCGGCCAGCGCACCGCTGGCCCGGCGCCGCTGCACCTCGGCGTGCCAGGCGGCGACCTCGGCCGCGTCCGCACACTCCAGCAGCACCGCGTGCGGCCCCGCCGGTCGGATCCTCATGCTCCGGTCCGATCGTCGATGCCGGCGGCCGTCGGCCGCGTCGTGGAGTCCCGTGAGCCGCGGGTGCCACGACACGGTCTGACCGAATCGACGGACGTCACGCTGCTCACCCTACGTCCGACCGGGCGCGGCGCGCCGGCCCGACGCGACCGTCCGGTCTCCACTGGTCGCGGCCCGGCCCGCGGCGCCGGCACGTTACCGTGGACCGATGCGGATCCGCATGTTCTCCCTGGTCACGGCCGCCGCGCTGGCAGCTGTCGGGCTGGCCGGCTGCGGCGAATCGGGTTCCGACGACCCGGCGAAGGCCGATGCCAGGGCCGCCTGCGGCCTGCTCGACCGGATGGGCGCCATCCGCATGTCGGACCGGAAGAACCCCGCCTTCTACGAGCTGAGCGCCGCCGTCAGCCTGGCGATGGGTGCCGCGGAGCGGGACGCCAGCTACCGGCCGCTGCGCGACGCACTGCGGAAGGCGAGCGACGGCATCGCGCAGAAGTTCACCGCGGACAACCCGATCACCCGGGACAACCTGAAGAAGGCCAGGGACATCTGCGCCGACCTGTGAGCGCGTTCAGCGCGGGGTGAGCACCACGTGCGTGTCGACCCGCTGGTACCCGAGGCGGCGGTAGATCCGGGCCGGCCCGTCCTCGGCGTGCAGCCACACCGGTCCGTCGGTCAGCCCGGTCGCCGCCACCGTCGCCGCCACCGAGAGCGCGGCGCCGATGCCACGCCGGCGGTACTCCGGCCGTACCGTCACCGCTGACACGTACGCCGTGTCCCCGGCGCGCTGCGCGAGCGCGCACCCCACCGGCTCGCCGTCGATCCGGCCCACCAGGAACCGGTACCGCGGGCTGGCCAGGTGTCGCGCCGTCGCCAGCGGCGCGAGCTGCGCCCCGTAGACGGCGAGGAATTCGGCCGGATCGCGGGGCGCGCCGATCGACAGGCCCGGCACCGGCGCCGCGCCGACCGGGTCGGCCAGCGCGTACACCGGCAGTACCAGCCACTCGGAAAGGCCGCGGTACGCCGGTGCGGCGGTGTCGGCCGCCGACACCTTCACCGACCAGGGCCCGCCGTGGCCGGCCAGCCAGTCGGCCACCGGAGTCAGGTCGTCGGGTGGCGTCACCGGGCGCGCCCAGGTCGCCCACGGCTGGTCGATTCCGTAGCTGGCGCAGGCGATCCCGGCCACGGTCGCCGAGTCGCCGCCGACCTCGG
This genomic interval carries:
- a CDS encoding dihydrofolate reductase family protein; translated protein: MTLTQYFTATSIDGYIADEHNSLDWLFEADGSSEEARSDGAAEEPAGDRFAEFFAGVGAMALGATTYEWMLEHEQMAAHPEKWQRYYGDTPVWVFTHRELTPVPGIPLRFVADDVVGTHAAMVEAAAGRNIWLVGGGGLVGEFADLGLLDEIILGVAPVLLGAGAPVLPRRLTSRSLTLTELSRDNGFAYLRYRVHHD
- a CDS encoding LamB/YcsF family protein, encoding MDLNSDLGEGFGRWTLGDDDALLAIVTSANVACGFHAGDPTTMRRVCAGAAAQGVAVGAQVGYRDLAGFGRRRIDYDPGELTDDVLYQLAALDGFCRVAGTRVTYVKPHGALYNTAVRDEAQAAAVARAVAEYDPTLPVLGLPGSALLRCAAEVGLRTVAEGFADRGYAPDGTLVSRRDPGALVTDPDEVVARALRMAVGGEVVAVNGASLPIAIDSLCVHGDTPGAVALASRLRTALTEAGLALAPFAPGDLLRP
- a CDS encoding biotin-dependent carboxyltransferase family protein: MRALTVLKPGLLTTVQDRGRPGLAYLGVPRSGAADLPALELANRLVGNEPGAAGLEFTVTGAVLRAEEPLLVAVTGAPAPVRVAGAEVPHGAAVRVPAGAELAVGTARTGLRSYLAVGGGVAVPPVLGSRATDTLSGLGPAPLRKGDAIPIGPPRAVRAADDEAIAAAPTGAGGTDAARTGTGHTGTGSIDAARTGTGHTGAGGIDAARTGTGRTGAGPDGDAGHGDAGRAGAGGAAAVVLRVHPGPRVDWFTPAAVRTLLSADYRVSPTSNRVGMRLAGPALARAVDAELPSEGVVLGAVQVPAGGEPLVFLADHPTTGGYPVIAVVDPDDVPRAAQARPGTPVRFESEGVPGWT
- a CDS encoding 5-oxoprolinase subunit B family protein, with translation MRIRPAGPHAVLLECADAAEVAAWHAEVQRRRASGALAATDLVPAARTVLVDGVPDPAALAASLADGFPAAPTGSPAGGAAAFPSGEQAGSGGGTVENRSDEAAERPARPRIPPVGAAHVELDCVYDGPDLAEVAELWGTSVDGVVARHTGTEFRVAFCGFSPGFGYLTGLPAELAVPRRDSPRPRVPAGSVGLAGEYSGVYPSPSPGGWRLIGRTDRVLFDPDASPPALLTPGTRVTFRAVRG
- a CDS encoding GNAT family N-acetyltransferase, which codes for MTAALRARLTRGEAAMADLAEVGGDSATVAGIACASYGIDQPWATWARPVTPPDDLTPVADWLAGHGGPWSVKVSAADTAAPAYRGLSEWLVLPVYALADPVGAAPVPGLSIGAPRDPAEFLAVYGAQLAPLATARHLASPRYRFLVGRIDGEPVGCALAQRAGDTAYVSAVTVRPEYRRRGIGAALSVAATVAATGLTDGPVWLHAEDGPARIYRRLGYQRVDTHVVLTPR